One Gimesia aquarii DNA segment encodes these proteins:
- a CDS encoding cold-shock protein, with the protein MAEGTIKKVTQKGFGFIDTEGSGDLFFHSSNLEGITFEQLYEGQRVSFTEGRGEKGPRAENVKPI; encoded by the coding sequence ATGGCAGAAGGTACGATCAAGAAAGTGACACAAAAAGGCTTCGGATTTATCGACACTGAAGGTAGCGGAGACTTGTTCTTCCACTCTTCAAACCTCGAAGGAATCACATTCGAGCAACTCTATGAAGGTCAACGTGTTTCTTTCACAGAAGGACGTGGAGAAAAAGGTCCAAGAGCAGAGAACGTAAAACCTATCTAA
- a CDS encoding aminotransferase class V-fold PLP-dependent enzyme, whose amino-acid sequence MVANITSIRHDFPILNTKLPNGQHLVYLDSGASAQRPQVVIDKISEIYEHYYSNVHRGVHQLGDRVTTEMEAARARVQTFIGASYPEEIIFTSGTTMSINLAAQTWGRHHLNAGDEIILNEMEHHANFVPWQAIAKERNATLKFIQLTPDGRLDLEHYHSLLSSKTKMVAVTGMSNMLGTINPVEEMAQRAHEVGALIFVDGAQSVLHQPVNVIESEIDFLAFSGHKLFGPSGIGVLYGRKALLETLPPFLFGGNMISEVHCDHSSWANIPARFEAGTPPIAEAIALGTAIDYVSQLGFDTIQEQEYLLSQYALQKLQEVPGLQIYGPQELEMRGAIFSFNIEGAHPEDLATLLDRKGIAVRHGHHCTMPLHQWLNITASVRASLTFYNTTEEIDVLIDALEFARKRLRLA is encoded by the coding sequence ATGGTTGCCAATATCACTTCAATTCGGCACGATTTTCCGATTCTCAATACAAAACTTCCCAACGGGCAGCATCTCGTTTATCTGGATAGTGGTGCTTCGGCACAGCGCCCTCAGGTTGTCATTGATAAAATATCCGAAATTTATGAGCACTATTACTCCAACGTGCACCGTGGCGTGCATCAACTGGGAGATCGGGTTACTACAGAAATGGAGGCCGCTCGCGCTCGCGTCCAAACATTTATCGGCGCGAGTTATCCGGAAGAGATTATTTTTACTTCCGGCACAACCATGTCCATCAACCTGGCCGCCCAGACTTGGGGACGTCATCACTTAAATGCGGGTGATGAAATTATTCTGAACGAAATGGAACATCACGCCAACTTTGTCCCCTGGCAGGCCATAGCCAAAGAACGTAACGCCACTTTAAAGTTCATTCAACTCACACCAGACGGACGGCTTGACCTGGAACATTATCACTCACTGCTTTCTTCTAAAACCAAAATGGTCGCCGTCACTGGTATGTCAAACATGTTGGGAACCATAAATCCGGTGGAAGAAATGGCACAGCGCGCTCATGAAGTTGGTGCATTGATTTTCGTCGACGGCGCCCAAAGTGTTCTGCACCAACCTGTGAATGTCATTGAGAGTGAAATCGATTTCCTTGCCTTTTCCGGACACAAATTGTTCGGCCCTTCGGGGATCGGTGTGTTATATGGACGCAAGGCGCTTCTGGAAACATTACCTCCCTTCCTGTTCGGTGGAAATATGATCTCCGAAGTTCACTGCGATCATTCCAGCTGGGCCAACATCCCTGCTCGTTTTGAAGCGGGTACGCCTCCCATAGCTGAAGCCATCGCTTTAGGAACTGCCATCGATTATGTCTCGCAACTCGGATTCGACACGATCCAGGAGCAGGAGTATCTTCTCAGTCAGTATGCGCTACAAAAACTACAAGAAGTACCTGGCCTGCAAATTTATGGTCCTCAGGAACTGGAAATGAGAGGCGCCATTTTCAGTTTCAATATTGAAGGTGCTCATCCGGAAGATCTGGCCACACTGTTAGACCGCAAAGGGATCGCTGTCCGGCATGGCCATCATTGCACGATGCCCTTGCATCAATGGTTGAACATCACAGCCAGCGTTCGCGCCAGTCTGACATTTTATAATACGACCGAAGAAATCGATGTGCTGATCGATGCGCTCGAATTTGCCAGAAAACGGCTTCGACTTGCTTGA
- a CDS encoding DUF427 domain-containing protein has product MPKAIWNEAVLVESDDVITIDGDIYFPLESVNSNFLKKSSSTSTSPYKGKAFFYDVIVNDKMNRDAAWYYLEPEQEYEQLKNRIAFWKGIELQQ; this is encoded by the coding sequence GTGCCCAAAGCGATTTGGAATGAGGCTGTCTTAGTTGAATCTGATGACGTCATTACCATAGATGGGGATATCTATTTTCCCCTGGAGTCAGTAAATAGTAATTTTCTCAAGAAGAGTTCGTCTACTTCTACCAGTCCTTATAAAGGTAAAGCTTTCTTTTATGACGTGATTGTGAACGACAAGATGAACCGTGATGCCGCCTGGTATTATTTAGAGCCTGAGCAAGAGTACGAGCAACTTAAAAATCGGATTGCCTTCTGGAAAGGCATCGAACTACAGCAATAA
- a CDS encoding Mrp/NBP35 family ATP-binding protein: MNLQSCLNDLMDPVFEKSLSSSGFLKETTVGDSGQVHVQIELPVPSYPLESELSELIQNTIQEQFPECQDVNVEYTTDIKGKQSGGRLGLNVKNIIAVGAGKGGVGKSTVAASLAYSLKQFGARVGLVDADVYGPSIPHLVGTSEKPMAQEFQGKDGQTMTRIVPVEANGLKVMSMAFFVEPDQAVIWRGPMLHKAITQFLQDTEWGELDYLIIDMPPGTGDVSLTLSQLLELAGAVIVCSPQQVALLDAVKAVQMFRQVKIPVLGIIENMSGEVFGQGGAQAKGEELEIPFLGEIPMNAEIRIKSDSGNISQLVEDDSEAQAHLLKVAENVAIEIARNLITNPTRPPLEIL, translated from the coding sequence ATGAATTTACAAAGTTGTCTGAACGATCTTATGGATCCGGTATTTGAGAAATCTTTATCGTCTTCAGGATTTTTGAAAGAAACAACGGTCGGCGATTCTGGTCAGGTTCATGTGCAGATTGAATTACCTGTTCCTTCTTACCCATTAGAATCCGAATTATCAGAGCTGATTCAAAATACGATTCAAGAACAGTTCCCCGAATGTCAAGATGTGAATGTGGAATATACCACCGATATCAAAGGCAAACAGTCGGGAGGACGACTGGGACTTAATGTGAAAAATATTATTGCTGTGGGTGCCGGTAAAGGGGGTGTTGGCAAAAGCACGGTGGCGGCGAGTTTGGCTTATAGCCTCAAGCAATTTGGTGCTCGTGTGGGCTTGGTTGATGCTGATGTTTACGGCCCTAGTATCCCGCATTTGGTGGGTACTAGCGAAAAGCCGATGGCACAGGAGTTTCAAGGAAAAGATGGCCAGACCATGACTCGCATCGTTCCAGTTGAGGCGAATGGTTTGAAGGTGATGTCGATGGCATTTTTTGTCGAGCCCGATCAAGCTGTCATCTGGAGGGGACCAATGTTGCACAAAGCGATCACACAGTTCCTGCAGGATACAGAATGGGGAGAACTCGACTATCTGATTATTGATATGCCTCCTGGAACAGGTGATGTCTCGTTAACATTGTCTCAATTGCTTGAATTGGCAGGTGCAGTGATTGTCTGCTCTCCTCAACAAGTGGCTTTGTTAGACGCAGTAAAAGCAGTGCAAATGTTTCGTCAGGTAAAAATTCCAGTCTTAGGAATCATCGAGAATATGTCTGGTGAGGTATTTGGACAGGGAGGTGCCCAAGCGAAAGGCGAAGAATTAGAGATTCCCTTCCTGGGAGAGATCCCCATGAATGCAGAAATCCGCATCAAATCTGATTCGGGAAACATTTCTCAATTAGTAGAAGATGATTCGGAAGCGCAAGCACATTTACTCAAGGTTGCTGAAAACGTGGCTATTGAAATTGCCCGTAATCTGATCACGAATCCCACTCGACCACCTTTGGAAATTCTCTAG
- a CDS encoding YkgJ family cysteine cluster protein, protein MPAPQLKLPTIQNWNCHSCAGCCRQHEIEITTEEKERIEKQRWDQDESIPTGQPVFVKIGLSPVSNRYRLAHQEDGSCIFLDEKGLCRIHAKFGEPAKPLACQVYPYAFHPAGNDIAVSLRFSCPSVVSNLGKRVDQQSTEIRKIVDQVLPKRRKTPPPPRLTAKESLGWPDTLKVVGSLSQLFQSSETRFLINLLRALAWVELIEQSRFETIRGERLDEFLSLISQAIVQEYPGDLELSRTPISRLGGIQFRLLAAQYARKDTYAEASRGLIRRLSLFRSALKFTLGKGNIPCLQDRFAAVPFSQLEESFGALPSESEKLFARYYRVKIQGLHFLGAAYYDIPFVEGFYHLALMFPAIMWIARWIAVSEGRSTLQVEDVNEAMAIADHHHGYSPVFGMPHFRSRVRNLSRSQDIKKLITWYGL, encoded by the coding sequence ATGCCAGCCCCTCAATTAAAACTCCCTACGATCCAAAACTGGAACTGCCACAGTTGTGCTGGTTGTTGCAGGCAACATGAGATCGAAATCACAACAGAAGAAAAAGAGCGGATTGAAAAACAGCGTTGGGATCAGGATGAATCGATTCCCACAGGCCAGCCTGTCTTTGTGAAGATAGGGCTTTCACCTGTCAGTAATCGCTATCGACTGGCTCATCAGGAGGATGGTTCCTGCATTTTTCTTGACGAAAAGGGCTTATGCCGCATCCACGCCAAGTTTGGCGAGCCGGCGAAACCATTGGCATGTCAGGTGTATCCCTACGCTTTTCATCCGGCAGGTAATGATATCGCCGTTAGTTTACGATTCAGTTGTCCTTCTGTGGTCTCCAATCTTGGTAAGCGAGTTGATCAACAATCTACCGAGATTCGAAAAATCGTAGATCAGGTTCTCCCCAAACGCCGAAAAACACCACCGCCTCCCCGCCTCACCGCGAAAGAATCTCTTGGGTGGCCGGACACATTAAAAGTTGTTGGCTCATTAAGCCAGTTATTCCAGTCATCAGAAACGCGATTTTTAATCAACCTGTTGCGTGCACTTGCCTGGGTGGAGTTAATAGAGCAATCACGGTTTGAGACCATTCGAGGAGAACGCCTGGATGAGTTTCTTTCGTTGATCAGTCAGGCGATCGTGCAGGAGTATCCGGGAGATCTGGAATTAAGCAGAACTCCGATCAGCAGGTTGGGAGGAATTCAATTCCGCTTACTGGCGGCACAATACGCAAGGAAAGATACCTATGCAGAAGCTTCCCGGGGGTTAATAAGACGTTTATCGTTATTTCGCTCAGCCCTGAAATTCACTTTAGGAAAAGGTAATATTCCCTGTTTACAGGATCGATTTGCAGCCGTTCCTTTCTCACAATTAGAGGAATCGTTTGGAGCATTGCCGTCAGAGTCTGAAAAACTATTTGCCCGCTATTACCGCGTGAAAATTCAGGGACTACATTTTTTGGGAGCGGCTTATTACGACATTCCTTTTGTCGAAGGATTTTACCATTTGGCACTGATGTTCCCGGCGATTATGTGGATCGCGCGTTGGATCGCTGTCAGTGAAGGCAGGTCAACTTTACAGGTAGAAGATGTGAATGAAGCCATGGCCATTGCGGACCATCACCACGGTTATTCACCTGTATTCGGTATGCCTCATTTCCGTAGCCGAGTACGGAATCTATCTCGTTCTCAGGATATCAAGAAGTTGATCACCTGGTATGGACTGTAA
- a CDS encoding SufE family protein — protein MALKPNSTTHNLTTKMISIEELLEEFKHLADWEERCDFLIDLGFELPAMPDSEKTEANRVHGCQSMVWLTTDLKQVGDQKVLEINADSDALIVKGLIAVLLAIYNSKTPEEVLNIDVKQYFSELQLDKYLSSQRKNGLFGMVERVQQEAKMLSGQT, from the coding sequence GTGGCTCTAAAACCAAATTCAACAACACATAATTTGACAACTAAAATGATTAGCATTGAAGAACTATTAGAGGAATTTAAGCATCTCGCCGATTGGGAAGAGCGTTGCGATTTTCTGATCGATCTGGGATTTGAACTTCCTGCCATGCCCGATTCAGAAAAAACGGAGGCGAACCGTGTGCATGGATGTCAGAGTATGGTCTGGCTTACCACAGATCTAAAACAGGTCGGAGACCAAAAGGTCCTGGAGATTAATGCGGACAGCGATGCATTAATTGTCAAAGGATTAATTGCTGTTCTACTTGCAATTTATAATAGTAAAACACCGGAAGAAGTCCTGAACATCGATGTGAAACAGTATTTTTCTGAGTTACAGCTAGATAAATATCTTAGCTCTCAAAGAAAAAATGGTCTGTTTGGGATGGTTGAGCGAGTTCAGCAGGAAGCAAAAATGCTGTCTGGTCAAACTTAA
- a CDS encoding DUF1570 domain-containing protein, translating into MFTCFRIIPLCFLGASLFSFSGVTALAKSPSLIEMKTKNDTFIGKSIAHNHDISWMVDQTGKLSEVALKDVTSFRRVSSEFQRLPLNKMKLQLQEEFGPFFEVISTRHYLICAPRGKAKAYGGIFEELYQSFSHYFALRGYQVKTPEFLMVTVIFPDQDQFFKYCKKDHVRTGQGLLGYYHPHTNRTALFDRRTASKSAGLQEHQDENELIYSRVSNSGKNITEALRDTIIHEATHQVAFNTGLHSRVGDNPRWVVEGLATTFESDELRSHTGGRAKSISRVNRDRLLWFTNYAQKRRKKDSLQSFIREDALFHSATFDAYAEAWALTFYLVETRPARYARYLKQISQRDPLKKYTPEAREKDFKNVFKTNLQALEVDYLKFMDQLAQDLIKQN; encoded by the coding sequence ATGTTTACCTGCTTTCGTATCATTCCACTCTGTTTCCTGGGAGCGAGTCTCTTTTCCTTTTCAGGCGTAACTGCGCTGGCTAAGTCCCCTTCTCTCATCGAGATGAAAACCAAAAACGATACATTCATTGGGAAATCAATTGCCCACAATCATGATATCAGTTGGATGGTCGATCAGACCGGCAAGTTGTCTGAGGTTGCTTTAAAGGATGTTACTTCGTTCCGACGAGTCTCTTCTGAATTCCAAAGGCTACCATTAAATAAAATGAAGCTGCAGTTACAAGAAGAATTTGGCCCCTTTTTCGAAGTCATCTCCACTCGTCATTATCTGATTTGTGCACCAAGAGGAAAGGCGAAAGCCTATGGTGGGATATTTGAAGAATTGTATCAATCGTTTTCACATTATTTTGCCTTGCGTGGATATCAGGTAAAAACTCCTGAGTTTTTGATGGTGACGGTAATTTTTCCTGATCAGGATCAGTTTTTCAAATATTGCAAGAAGGACCATGTCAGAACTGGGCAAGGTCTGCTGGGGTATTACCATCCACACACGAATCGGACTGCTCTCTTCGATCGAAGGACTGCATCAAAATCTGCCGGCCTTCAAGAGCATCAAGATGAAAACGAATTAATTTATTCGCGAGTTTCGAATAGTGGTAAAAATATTACGGAAGCGTTACGAGATACAATTATCCACGAAGCTACGCATCAAGTCGCATTTAATACAGGCTTGCACTCACGGGTTGGTGATAATCCCCGCTGGGTTGTGGAAGGTTTAGCGACGACATTTGAGTCAGATGAATTGCGGTCTCATACGGGTGGTCGCGCCAAATCGATCTCGCGCGTGAATCGAGATCGACTTTTGTGGTTTACAAATTATGCACAAAAACGTCGTAAAAAAGATTCACTTCAGTCATTCATTCGAGAAGACGCTTTATTTCATTCAGCGACATTTGACGCTTACGCAGAAGCATGGGCATTGACCTTTTATCTGGTGGAAACACGACCTGCTCGGTATGCACGTTACCTGAAGCAGATCTCACAACGTGATCCACTGAAAAAATACACACCTGAAGCCAGAGAGAAGGATTTCAAAAACGTATTTAAAACGAATCTTCAAGCTCTGGAAGTCGACTATCTGAAATTCATGGATCAGTTAGCTCAAGATCTAATTAAGCAGAATTAA